Proteins encoded together in one Oxalobacteraceae sp. CFBP 8761 window:
- a CDS encoding pilus assembly protein, with product MTEFLIIFPMLILLVFGIIQFALIYQARATLNNATLLAARAGAVNNGSNSSMRTALASGLAPLFATQPSMAGYGRALVEANLETTPNLTRIDVLNPNRAALNDFGRTRVDGQAGRELPNDTLSYRNSAPGSASKISVQDANILHVRVSYCLRLIVPVLDRVIHAGVNALSPMSQVLSANGMQDPFGTGGTTVSTGCISPLSRGPRIVIRSEAMVRMQSPFHESNL from the coding sequence ATGACCGAGTTCCTGATCATCTTTCCCATGCTTATTCTTCTGGTGTTTGGCATCATCCAGTTTGCCCTGATTTACCAGGCGCGCGCGACTCTGAACAACGCGACGCTCCTGGCGGCGCGCGCCGGCGCGGTGAACAACGGCAGCAACAGCAGTATGCGTACAGCCTTGGCGTCGGGCCTGGCGCCGCTGTTTGCCACGCAGCCCAGCATGGCAGGCTATGGCCGCGCGCTCGTGGAAGCCAACCTCGAAACGACACCGAACCTGACGCGCATCGATGTTCTCAATCCCAACCGCGCAGCGTTGAACGATTTCGGACGTACGCGGGTTGACGGCCAGGCTGGGCGTGAGCTGCCCAACGATACCCTCAGCTATCGCAACAGCGCGCCCGGCAGTGCCTCGAAAATCTCGGTGCAGGATGCCAACATACTGCACGTGCGGGTCAGCTACTGCCTGCGCCTGATCGTCCCCGTGCTCGACCGCGTCATCCATGCGGGAGTCAATGCGCTGTCGCCGATGTCGCAGGTGCTGTCGGCCAATGGCATGCAAGATCCTTTCGGAACTGGTGGCACGACGGTGTCCACTGGGTGCATCAGCCCGTTGTCCCGAGGTCCGCGCATCGTCATTCGTAGCGAAGCAATGGTACGCATGCAATCACCTTTTCACGAGTCCAATCTATGA